Proteins from one Oryza sativa Japonica Group chromosome 12, ASM3414082v1 genomic window:
- the LOC4352021 gene encoding ribulose bisphosphate carboxylase small subunit, chloroplastic: MAPSVMASSATSVAPFQGLKSTAGLPVNRRSSSSSFGNVSNGGRIRCMQVWPIEGIKKFETLSYLPPLTVEDLLKQIEYLLRSKWVPCLEFSKVGFVYRENHRSPGYYDGRYWTMWKLPMFGCTDATQVLKELEEAKKAYPDAFVRIIGFDNVRQVQLISFIAYKPPGCEESGGN; encoded by the exons ATGGCTCCCTCGGTGATGGCTTCGTCGGCCACCTCCGTGGCTCCCTTCCAGGGGCTCAAGTCCACTGCGGGCCTCCCGGTGAACCGCCGCTCCAGCAGCTCGAGCTTTGGCAACGTCAGCAATGGCGGAAGGATCAGATGCATGCAG GTGTGGCCGATTGAGGGCATTAAGAAGTTCGAGACTCTGTCGTACTTGCCGCCATTGACAGTGGAGGACCTTTTGAAGCAGATCGAGTACCTGCTCCGATCTAAGTGGGTGCCTTGCTTGGAGTTCAGCAAGGTCGGATTCGTCTACCGTGAGAATCACAGATCACCCGGATACTATGACGGTAGGTACTGGACCATGTGGAAACTGCCCATGTTTGGATGCACCGATGCCACCCAAGTGCTCAAGGAGCTCGAGGAGGCAAAGAAGGCATACCCTGATGCCTTCGTTCGCATCATTGGCTTTGACAACGTTAGGCAGGTGCAGTTAATCAGCTTCATCGCGTATAAGCCACCGGGTTGCGAGGAGTCAGGCGGCAACTAA